Genomic DNA from Paenibacillus sp. MBLB1832:
GGTCAAAGTCCTTCATTCGATGACTTATTAGCGTTAGGGGAATGTGGTAATCCGAATAATGAAAAGGAGGTATTAGCAAATGAATCGGTATGAGGAGGATGTAATTGGTCAGACGGCATGTGTGCGAGGCGCTCTGGATACCATGCTTGAACAAGTGACATCAAGCAACATCGCGGAAATGAAGAAGAAAACATGGAGCAAAGTTGTATTTGCTGGGATGGGAAGTTCTCACTTTGTTTGCCATGGTGCTGTCATCCACTTAATCGAAAATGGTATTGATGCAAGAGTTCTATCAGCGAGTGAGCTTCTTCACTATGAGATGGGGCTAATCGATGAGAACACGCTGCTCGTCCTTGTTTCCCAATCTGGGGAAAGTGCAGAAATTGTTCGGCTTATCGAACGATTGCCTTCACATTTTAGCATCTTCGCCATAACGAATGAACCTGCAAGCACGCTTGCCATTCGTGCACAATGGAAGCTGATCTTGCATGTTGAGAGGGAGCAATCGGTCACCACGAGAACCTATCTAGCCTCACTAGTTGCGGTGCATCTATTGGCAAGAGAGCTTAGTGATACGATGCATGAAGCCGATTTTAAAAGGGACATGCGTGAAGCATTGGTGAAAATGGATCATGTACTTCAGAACCACAGCCTTCGGCAGAAACTGAATGGGTTTATAGAAGACCCGCCTTATTTATGCTTAATCGGTCGGGGGTACTCCTTGAGCACGGTTCGAGCAGGAGCGCTGTTTATTCGGGAGGTTGCCAAATATCCGGCTTTGGATTTTGATGCAGCAGAATTTAGACACGGTCCCATGGAAATGGTAGATGGGCAATTTACGGCCATCGTCTTTGCGCCGGCAGGAGTAACCGCAGCCCTGAATCTTAAACTTGCACTCGATATTGCAGAACGGGGTGGAAAGGCCGTATTAATTATCAACGAAATGTGTGATATCGTACACCCGAACATCCTGGTCATCCCACTGCCGCCTGTTCATGAAGT
This window encodes:
- a CDS encoding SIS domain-containing protein → MNRYEEDVIGQTACVRGALDTMLEQVTSSNIAEMKKKTWSKVVFAGMGSSHFVCHGAVIHLIENGIDARVLSASELLHYEMGLIDENTLLVLVSQSGESAEIVRLIERLPSHFSIFAITNEPASTLAIRAQWKLILHVEREQSVTTRTYLASLVAVHLLARELSDTMHEADFKRDMREALVKMDHVLQNHSLRQKLNGFIEDPPYLCLIGRGYSLSTVRAGALFIREVAKYPALDFDAAEFRHGPMEMVDGQFTAIVFAPAGVTAALNLKLALDIAERGGKAVLIINEMCDIVHPNILVIPLPPVHEVMSPLLDVIPVQWIANELAVRRQLEVGAFRWSSKVTSKE